The following are from one region of the Quercus robur chromosome 1, dhQueRobu3.1, whole genome shotgun sequence genome:
- the LOC126691313 gene encoding uncharacterized protein At2g29880-like: MGWDPISNTVTASEDAWAAAFAVNHKFKEFKKKGMRHYELVGTLFNSNTATGFLQMSSAQPAPNSDEERELDAAFLSEGVHVNVSIDGLDDVEELPTPSEAQSRRQAEKRPAEPSHSSGKRKKGHSLESMTEAIWGFTDMRNRRGKKSIDTGDSAVGADPESITVAVTLLNQHTDVDHVTYCKVVQELHNAKSRAALFAMTVDRRRAWIEFIGGGLQ; this comes from the exons ATGGGATGGGACCCCATTTCAAATACGGTGACGGCCAGTGAGGATGCTTGGGCTGCTGCATTTGCG GTCAATCATAAATTCAAAGAGTTCAAGAAAAAGGGGATGAGACACTATGAGCTGGTGGGCACGCTTTTCAATTCAAACACAGCCACAGGTTTCCTCCAAATGTCATCTGCCCAACCAGCTCCCAATAGTGATGAAGAGAGAGAACTTGATGCAGCCTTCCTATCTGAGGGGGTACATGTCAATGTTAGCATCGATGGTTTGGATGATGTGGAGGAGCTGCCCACACCGAGTGAAGCCCAAAGCCGGAGGCAAGCTGAAAAGCGGCCAGCTGAACCGTCTCATTCAAgtggaaaaaggaagaaagggcACTCCCTTGAATCCATGACTGAGGCAATATGGGGTTTTACTGACATGAGGAACCGTCGGGGGAAAAAGTCCATCGACACTGGAGACTCTGCTGTGGGGGCTGACCCTGAGTCAATTACAGTAGCTGTAACTCTTCTGAACCAGCACACCGATGTCGATCATGTCACATATTGCAAGGTCGTGCAGGAGCTTCATAACGCTAAGAGTAGAGCCGCTTTATTCGCCATGACGGTTGATAGAAGAAGGGCCTGGATTGAGTTTATTGGGGGTGGATTGCAgtag
- the LOC126726940 gene encoding uncharacterized protein LOC126726940 — protein MSSSTGNGSTTSGFYRAGDGHLCTLENCALRTSRKAGNYGRRFVGCSQFNVGPKCGFFQWVDNETCKSDRERISMLENELQLANQREMTTKEMEERCNRRERETHELYVEIREKLKRVRESERLYKMALVLSWLFFIFVMLLLCFASVNNNVRARNLNLP, from the exons ATGTCTTCATCAACTGGCAATGGCTCTACAACTAGTGGTTTCTACCGTGCTGGAGATGGTCATTTATGTACCCTTGAGAATTGTGCCCTAAGAACAAGTCGAAAAGCTGGTAACTATGGAAGAAGATTCGTTGGTTGTAGTCAATTTAAT GTTGGTCCCAAATGTGGCTTCTTTCAGTGGGTGGATAACGAAACTTGTAAGAGTGACCGTGAAAGGATAAGTATGCTTGAGAATGAACTGCAGCTTGCAAATCAAAGAGAAATGACAACTAAGGAAATGGAAGAAAGATGTAACCGGAGGGAAAGAGAAACTCATGAGCTTTATGTAGAAATTAGAGAGAAACTTAAGAGagttagagagagtgagagattgtaCAAGATGGCATTAGTTTTGTCatggttatttttcatttttgtaatgttgttgttgtgttttgccTCAGTGAACAATAATGTAAGAGCGAGGAACCTTAATCTGCCATGA
- the LOC126726924 gene encoding ATP-dependent RNA helicase DBP2-like isoform X2 — MSYVPPHLRNSGPTTTTKISSVNLDNGRTNLSFSSSSSSNSSLSSPSSNAFRRSSASSVPNSVLPQWQPSERVLRMKPDQIEDVRLRLNVDVTVASDSSPALAPIESFTDMCLHQSIMKDIAIHGYTTPTPIQAQAMPVALSGRDMLGCAETGSGKTAAFSIPMIQHCLAQPPVCRGDGPLALVLAPTRELAQQIEKEVKAFSRSLESFKTAIVVGGTNIYEQRSELKAGVDIVVATPGRFIDHLQQGNTSLSRVSFVVLDEADRMLDMGFEPQIREVMRSLPEKHQTLLFSATMPVEIEALAQDYLNKPVQVRVGNVSSPTANVSQTLNKVSESEKIDRLLALLVEEASQAGRSGRSVQLTIVFVERKTRCDEVAEALVAQDLHAVALHGGRSQSEREAALREFRNGSTNILVATDVASRGLDVTGVAHVINLDLPKQNLKLQLWLPQL, encoded by the exons ATGTCGTACGTGCCTCCACACCTCAGAAACTCAGGCCCAACCACTACCACCAAAATCTCATCCGTAAACCTAGACAATGGCCGTACCAACCTCTCcttttcctcctcctcctcctccaactcttctctctcttctccttccTCCAATGCCTTCCGCCGCAGCTCCGCCTCCTCCGTCCCCAACTCCGTCCTCCCTCAATGGCAGCCCTCCGAACGCGTTCTCCGCATGAAGCCCGACCAG aTTGAAGATGTTCGTTTGCGGCTCAATGTTGATGTTACTGTTGCGTCGGACTCATCTCCGGCGCTTGCACCGATTGAGTCCTTTACGGATATG TGTCTGCATCAGAGCATCATGAAGGATATAGCGATTCATGGATACACTACGCCTACTCCTATTCAGGCGCAGGCAATGCCAGTTGCCCTGAGTGGAAGGGATATGCTGGGTTGTGCTGAAACGGGAAGCGGCAAGACGGCTGCATTCAGCATTCCGATGATACAG CATTGTTTGGCACAACCTCCTGTTTGTCGTGGTGATGGACCTTTGGCATTGGTACTGGCTCCTACTAGAGAGCTTGCCCagcaaatagaaaaagag GTTAAGGCTTTTAGTAGATCTCTTGAGTCGTTCAAAACTGCAATAGTTGTGGGTGGAACAAATATCTATGAGCAG AGGTCTGAGCTAAAGGCAGGAGTGGATATCGTTGTTGCTACTCCTGGAAGGTTTATTGATCATTTGCAACAAGGAAACACTTCCCTCTCTAGAGTTTCATTTGTTGTTTTGGATGAAGCTGATAGAATGCTGGATATGGGATTTGAACCACAGATAAGAGAG GTGATGCGGAGCCTTCCAGAAAAGCATCAAACTTTGCTGTTTAGTGCAACCATGCCTGTGGAGATTGAAGCATTAGCACAG GATTACTTGAATAAACCTGTTCAAGTGAGGGTTGGAAATGTGAGTAGCCCAACAGCAAATGTATCTCAAACATTGAATAAGGTTTCTGAAAGTGAGAAG ATTGATAGGCTTCTAGCTTTGCTTGTAGAGGAGGCATCACAAGCTGGAAGATCTGGTCGTTCCGTTCAATTAACTATTGTGTTTGTGGAAAGGAAG ACAAGGTGTGATGAAGTTGCTGAAGCTTTGGTAGCACAAGATTTACATGCAGTTGCTCTTCATGGTGGCCGTAGTCAGAGTGAAAGAGAGGCTGCTCTACGTGAATTTAGGAATGGCTCTACTAATATTTTG